ATTTCAGAATGAATGAGCCCTATGGTAGTGGCAACAATGATGATATTTATGATGATTTGGATACTTTATTTAATCCTGAAACTGCTTGTGTCACTGATAGTATTCAAAAGAACCCTTCTAATGTTTCTGACTTTTCCAAGACTGATAATATTACTACAAATGTTCCATCACAATCTtcttctatgtcaaattttaagctaaatgaAGACCAACTGAAAAAGGAAGAGATGATACTGTATCTTGATCTTGTCGTAACTGAAATGGACAATAAGAAGGCATTAGTAAATGTAAGGCTTTCTACATTCTCCCTTTTTATAATGAATAGATTTGAAATATGTAATTGATTGTGCagtattattgtaattattgctGAAGTGTTAAATCACAGGAAAAATTAGTTCAACACTTTATATCTTAGCTTCACCTtactttatttaaactattttatgctCATTTTCTTGATAAGCTTTTCAGTTTCAGTAGGCATTAGATAATTGAAAATGctttatagaatataattttgatttgtataaatattaaaatttttctgaatgcttagtttttgattaaatgtttttttaaatttgtctgaATCAAGTAAATCCTAGAAGGTGAAATAGATAGCAATAAACTTTTTCTGGTTATCTATTTAATGTTTTACATTTGCATCTGAagtttttgcaaatgaaaatgatttactttaaagcatttaattattatttgttaagttttgttatcataattaaaatcttaatttctggTAATTAATTATAGGtagtgaagaaataaatttattgaaacagctCTGATAGTTTGTCAGTTTTTGATTATATCTGTTTAATAGATGTGTGAGAATCTAATGCCTACTTAATATTGATCCTGTGTTGACTTTTATATGTACTTTCATATAAACGCAACAATAAGCAAAATGTGTATCAAATATGTCAAGCACTGCAGCTTTATTGTAAAAGATGTgcaaatcatattataaataaatatgaaataattttttattgatagctttattttttatttgtttaatttcatcaGTTTTCATGTTTAGTTAGTTAGTTTTTCATAACTGCTGTCcacatgatttaaatataaaatttttcattaacagttgattttataaattgcagtgttacacttttttgaatttgatgtttagtatttttcttttcttgtgctttttcttcctaaaaaatttgcatttatgatTCTGTTTGTGCATTCTGCAACTATCTGTCATATTAAAGATATTACAAAATTCTGTGTTTgataaaaagttcaaatttgTTAGATTACATTCTGTGATTTATGTAGAGTCAAAattaggaatattaaaatatgctgACTGatatatttgttcttaaaaatagtgtttcatataataaaataatttaataataattaattaaataattcatggaaaataatttatttctccatgaaaataaataacaagctgctttccatgaatatttttattaattatctggGACAAATATTCATGGAAATTCTGAAGATTAATTTGTGGTAAAGTAAAGGTTTGATATTTCTTGAATGATCTCTTTGGTGTTAATTTATTTCCAgaatactgaattaaaattatcatttttcaattaaatataatattactattaaactttattacattttgatatctgtttttgtatgtattaaatattagaataatcataaaaaaatatttattatagctgAATGCTGAGTATATTAAGCTTAAAAAAGAAGCAGATTCTTTAAGAAAATCACTGAGTgagaaagatgaaaaaatatctcAGCTGACAGCAGAGAATACTActctcaaaaaaaatatttgctcacTTTATAAAACTGCAAAATCTGAGATTGACCAAAAAGATGCTATGTTACAAGAAGCTAACAAAGAGTAAGTTTTtgtatgaaatagattttttagtttattgtatgattttaaccaatattcattatatttattataagaatttgaatgcaatttttattgcttttatcagACATAATAGTAAAGAgccattaattaatattaaaaaattaataaactgacAAGCTCtggaatagtttgaaataaaaaagatactttttGTTTTAGTGTGccttatatgtaaaaatatttctaaacaaataatcattattattgttaaatatttttttacccccccccctcactttaacaaacaacattttaataacatttaaagtatttataatttgattgtttgccattaaattttctttaaatgaccatttaattattcttaaaaatttttttttctgctttggtTGCTCTAATATTTCAATATGCTCACTTTTATATCAaggtgtaaaaaaaaagaaagaaaaaaaaagaaagattaaacctattattatacttaaaaatgttaattaaaaaaaaatatagctagtgatattaatattaaagttcCTGTATGATTTTGAAGAACAGGGCATTGATGGATtacacaaaaatgtaattttaatgtttttttttttgcaaaaatatttttattgtagagGTGAAAATATTACTGTTCTATTGagtattattattgagtattatattattatattgagtTCCATTATTGAGTATTAGCTATTCATTCGGAAttctagtttagaagtttatatacataatttgcaaaattctttatgatttgtataaatatagaattttatcagTTACTGGacacgtttatatatatatatatattctcagtACTTATTGTTATTGCCTAAGCATTGTCAAGGATACCTGGAGCAATCAACAATTCAATGTATTCTTTTTTAGTAATTGGtctcaactttttaatttaagtttgtCTTGATATGCAAGTATCAGTTTCATAGTATGTATTTTACATAGCCATAGCCAAACAAAACAATGGTTTGAGATATAGTGAGTGCAGTAGAAATCTATTACTTTTTCTTTACCATATCTTTTTGCCAGAATGTAAAAGTATTTCATCCTTCTGGAAGCATTATTCTTTTCACCCAAACATCTTATGCTTACATGCAAATAACGCATTGTAAATAAAACCCTGAATCACTTATAATTAATCCAAATCCTAATAAATCATGTGAGGTAATTAACAACTGattaaattaaatggttttgTACTGTTAAACACAGATTACCTTcaattcagatttcttttatgcaaaaatatcatattaataaagatttttattatatttattaatctgaattaaaaaattttgaaatttctgataaacgagaagattttacatttatattaattattcaagttATGGGGATTTTAATGCATGTTATTATTTGTGGACCGTTTAAAGTTGCAAACATTCTTCTTTCTTTTGCTTATGTGTAATTCTGTATGCATATGGAATTAATTACTCATATGTCACATAAAATTTAGTATTGTATAATGATTTCAACCTTTTACTAACTCATAACTGTATAGCATAATCTTCCATATTCATGACTAATGAAGcccatttaattatatttaatagtcaTAATTTTGCTActtatgtcattaaaaaatttgatttgttttgttattaaatttaatgtgctttcaaaaattaaatcaaaagactctttctattttttaattttatatatgagatAAATATCAATATGTTTTTCCTTTCCTTCTAGAATTGATAGATTGCATTCACGGAGTGATAGAAGTGTCATACAAAATGTATATAGAAACATTTCTGTAGAAACTAGTCAATGCCAGCCTTCTACTTCCAGAATATCCAGTGTGCCAAGTCAAAATTCCAAACAGTATGAAGGTCAGAAAgtattatcttataattttttccagaagtgtttaacatttgatttttttttaattcttcaaattgatttaaatatgcttgtttagttttatttttgtcctaagaatttcaatcattaaaatatttatgagcaatacagttttttttatattgttgtataaatatggaaatatgtttattgttatatttgtaatactttctttgtaatatatatagatatttgcaATATGTTTATTGTTCAATActctttttttattgcagaagaAATTATTTAGTGAATCTtggattaattattaatcaaaatggaATTATATAATTAACTATGTATTTTACAATAAACTATAAATGAAgagtattttttgcatttatatttcatttttattaaatgttgttttgttttgatatatcaaggaaataatttttatatttgagctatcatgaattttttatttttcttctttgatccACTGATTTCTTCAGTATTTCATGCAAAGGTTTCCAAAATAATGACCACTTGAAAACCAATATCCAGTATGtggctaaattttttatttatttagttgaagAATGTCTTCTTTCACTTGTataatgtatattgaaaattttgcgaGCTCTTGAATAATAGAAATTTCCGGTCAGAATCAAAACTTGAAAAAGTACAGttcaatcattaaaatgtttttttcttcttctgaattttctaattttttccaatttttgattGTATCTTTCCTTTTCAATACATTTGTTTCTTCAGCAAAAATCAGATTTTCATCCTTTTGGGAAATCAGTAGAAGTAATGGTTATGTATGAAGCAGTCAGGACTGGCTGGAAGGGGGAGGCATGAATGGTGCAAGCATTTAATTCTCCCCATCATTTGCTTGAATgtgcatttaaatattacatgaTATGTGCACATTTTATGTCTACCAATCCATGACAGAGTGGATGTTTTGAGTTTTATTATGCTTGGTGATAACTAGTGAAGAAAGtttccatatttccttattagaaaatattgaaaatttatctca
Above is a genomic segment from Argiope bruennichi chromosome 1, qqArgBrue1.1, whole genome shotgun sequence containing:
- the LOC129983782 gene encoding uncharacterized protein LOC129983782; this translates as MNEPYGSGNNDDIYDDLDTLFNPETACVTDSIQKNPSNVSDFSKTDNITTNVPSQSSSMSNFKLNEDQLKKEEMILYLDLVVTEMDNKKALVNLNAEYIKLKKEADSLRKSLSEKDEKISQLTAENTTLKKNICSLYKTAKSEIDQKDAMLQEANKEIDRLHSRSDRSVIQNVYRNISVETSQCQPSTSRISSVPSQNSKQYEDNFRNKKDQNYQDNKKRNETSGSENSTSTRPSTSSNSSENHLKWNRVNSKHKFSHYESKKHKHLPTHVANNEKCNTYIDKRNNFNKSKHNETSSREKNSPKRQKLCN